The genomic region GACACGCAAGAACGTCCATTGTGGTACGAAGTTACCGTAACGCGTGCGCCGGAGTCGAGCAACTGACCGTCCGCAGATGCGACAGAATAAATCACGCCGTCAATTTCAACATCGCCCGTAGGCCGTAGCGGAGACGTGGTGACGCCAGACTTGCCAACGAGTTCGCCAGTGTCTGCTGGTGACGCGATCGAACCGGTATCGTGAGTTTGGGGGTGAAGTACGAGTTGCGGAAAACCAAACGACCATTCACGAATCAGGTAGGCGGCTGCCCACAACCCAAATACACCGCCGTCAACATCACCACCTGTGACGAGAGCGACGGCCATGCCAATACCGAGCAAGAGGGCAAAAATCGACCAAAACGCAAAGTTAACAAGCCAGCAAACGAGTAACGCACAAACGAATAACGCGATGACACGGAGGCGGGCAACGGGAAGACGCGACGCAACGTCAATGGATGTGTCGATATCGTGGTGACCCGCCCAACGGTTAAAGTGCCAGACAAACGCAGACACCGTGATGCCAGCAAGCGGCAAGTCAATCATCGGCGCGAAGGCGAGTTTTTCCATTGAGTCGGGTAACGGCAGAATTCACGG from Novipirellula caenicola harbors:
- a CDS encoding NfeD family protein, translating into MEKLAFAPMIDLPLAGITVSAFVWHFNRWAGHHDIDTSIDVASRLPVARLRVIALFVCALLVCWLVNFAFWSIFALLLGIGMAVALVTGGDVDGGVFGLWAAAYLIREWSFGFPQLVLHPQTHDTGSIASPADTGELVGKSGVTTSPLRPTGDVEIDGVIYSVASADGQLLDSGARVTVTSYHNGRSCVSLMPEPHDDG